In Syntrophales bacterium, a single window of DNA contains:
- a CDS encoding tetratricopeptide repeat protein produces the protein MKKNSLLILILTVFLCCSLPQALLAQAPSGLQAGIQQFRADDYEEALETFKKVREENPASSEAAFWLGLTYKQMNLTPEAIPHLEAASTMKPSVREAVIELIDALYQTGRLVEARKWLAVAEENNIYPAKTAFLRGMILAREGKHGEAIESFEQSKKLDPAYKTAADFQIGVSLMLEKKFDRAKDRFQAAITQDPLSDLAAYARRYSDIVEQRSFLERPLRFTFSMMGQYDTNFIQEPNDYLGIPLPMPGQLDMGKEYGYAMVTSARMDWVPALKGPWLFNAGVAVLSTLHERFIIAQNGNVPSTNYDMFATSLYMAPGYDFGRAALNLSMNYTSTLKRNPSYERYIDTYNIGPLFRIALNPVNTQILEFYAGYSKKDYAHKANSEVWPYLDVLDRDEEDQTSEGFNTHVSWFWLFKNTGLFNLKYAYNKDHARGVNWDNEGHRFTANLIYPVWRALKLQLSGDIYLQDFTHPSTLGIFSGTTRKDRVYTGTAGLTWEFSRHLSALVQYSHIRSHSNLFLYDYNREIYAAGFELRF, from the coding sequence ATGAAAAAGAACTCCCTGCTCATCCTCATTCTCACGGTCTTCCTTTGCTGCTCCCTTCCCCAGGCACTCCTTGCGCAGGCCCCATCGGGCCTGCAGGCCGGCATTCAGCAGTTCAGGGCCGACGACTACGAGGAGGCGCTGGAAACCTTCAAAAAGGTAAGGGAAGAAAATCCTGCATCTTCGGAAGCCGCCTTCTGGCTCGGACTGACCTACAAGCAGATGAACCTCACACCGGAGGCGATCCCCCACCTGGAAGCGGCGTCCACCATGAAACCATCCGTCAGGGAGGCGGTCATCGAGCTGATCGACGCCCTCTACCAGACGGGCAGGCTCGTCGAGGCCAGGAAATGGCTCGCCGTGGCGGAAGAGAACAACATCTATCCCGCCAAGACGGCCTTCCTCAGGGGGATGATCCTCGCCAGGGAGGGAAAACACGGTGAGGCCATCGAATCCTTCGAGCAATCCAAGAAACTGGATCCCGCCTACAAGACCGCCGCAGACTTCCAGATCGGCGTCTCCCTGATGCTCGAAAAGAAGTTCGACCGGGCGAAGGATCGATTCCAGGCCGCCATCACCCAGGATCCTCTCTCCGATCTGGCCGCATACGCCCGGCGCTACTCGGACATCGTGGAGCAACGCAGCTTCCTCGAACGGCCCCTCCGCTTCACCTTCAGCATGATGGGCCAGTACGACACGAACTTCATCCAGGAGCCGAACGACTACCTCGGCATCCCCCTCCCGATGCCGGGCCAGCTCGACATGGGCAAGGAGTACGGATACGCGATGGTCACCTCGGCCCGCATGGACTGGGTTCCGGCCCTCAAGGGGCCCTGGCTCTTCAATGCCGGCGTCGCCGTCCTGAGCACGCTCCACGAGCGCTTCATCATCGCCCAGAACGGAAACGTACCATCGACCAACTACGACATGTTCGCCACGAGTCTCTATATGGCGCCGGGTTATGATTTCGGCCGCGCCGCCCTCAACCTGTCGATGAACTACACCAGCACGCTGAAGCGTAACCCCAGCTACGAGCGCTACATCGACACGTACAACATCGGACCTCTTTTCCGGATCGCCCTGAACCCGGTCAATACACAGATCCTGGAGTTCTATGCCGGCTACTCCAAGAAAGACTACGCCCACAAGGCCAACTCGGAAGTGTGGCCGTACCTGGATGTCCTCGACCGCGACGAGGAGGATCAGACCTCCGAAGGGTTCAACACCCATGTCAGCTGGTTCTGGCTGTTTAAGAACACCGGCCTCTTCAACCTCAAATACGCCTACAACAAGGATCACGCCCGGGGCGTCAACTGGGACAACGAAGGACACCGGTTCACGGCGAACCTGATCTATCCCGTCTGGAGGGCACTCAAGCTCCAGCTCTCCGGGGACATCTACCTCCAGGACTTCACCCATCCGAGCACGCTGGGCATCTTCAGCGGAACGACCCGAAAGGACCGGGTCTACACGGGCACGGCCGGCCTCACCTGGGAATTCAGCCGGCACCTGAGCGCCCTGGTTCAATACAGCCACATCCGGTCCCATTCGAACCTGTTCCTGTACGACTACAACCGGGAAATCTACGCGGCAGGATTTGAACTGCGGTTTTAA
- a CDS encoding class I SAM-dependent methyltransferase, which translates to MIFTEDVARTYDDWLLTPAGAYMDRREKSLILNHLTPREGERLLDVGCGTGDHLALFRAKGCAVSGIDSSPPMLARARQKLGAHADLRLGSAEELPFSDNEFDIVTLVTSLEFTADPERAVSEAIRVCRGRIFVGTLNRWSIIAAAHRMADRRGPTLFRHARFFTAGELRRLIRRLLPGSHIQWGSVVFLPYAWYPSLSDLEELIPVTKNPFGAFLGLSFPVTFSTRTIQEPMRITFGMEARKQRPIPGAIRVIK; encoded by the coding sequence GTGATTTTCACCGAGGATGTCGCCCGAACCTATGACGACTGGCTCCTGACCCCTGCCGGCGCGTACATGGACCGGCGGGAGAAAAGCCTGATCCTGAACCACCTCACACCCCGCGAGGGAGAGCGGCTGCTGGACGTGGGATGCGGCACCGGCGATCACCTCGCCCTCTTCCGAGCGAAGGGATGCGCCGTCTCCGGTATCGATTCATCTCCCCCCATGCTGGCCCGGGCCCGGCAAAAGCTGGGCGCCCACGCGGACCTGCGGCTCGGCTCGGCGGAAGAGCTCCCTTTCTCGGACAACGAATTCGATATCGTCACGCTTGTTACGTCCCTGGAATTCACCGCCGATCCGGAACGGGCCGTCTCCGAGGCGATCCGGGTCTGCCGGGGCCGCATTTTCGTGGGGACACTCAACCGCTGGTCCATCATCGCCGCGGCGCACCGCATGGCGGACCGGCGCGGTCCAACCCTTTTCCGCCATGCCCGCTTTTTTACCGCCGGCGAGCTTCGGCGCCTGATCCGCAGACTTTTGCCGGGATCGCACATCCAGTGGGGAAGCGTCGTTTTCCTTCCCTATGCATGGTACCCTTCTCTGTCGGACCTGGAGGAACTGATCCCGGTAACCAAGAATCCCTTCGGGGCCTTCCTTGGGCTGTCCTTCCCCGTTACCTTCTCCACCCGAACGATCCAGGAACCCATGCGGATCACCTTCGGAATGGAGGCCCGGAAGCAGCGTCCCATCCCCGGTGCCATCCGGGTGATCAAGTGA
- the moaA gene encoding GTP 3',8-cyclase MoaA: MKRAMSKKLPKKINYLRVSVTDRCNLRCIYCMPKEGLSLLGHNDILRYEEILRVVRAAIPEGINKVRLTGGEPLTRKGIVGFIDNLTKIEGLSDVSLTTNGILLADHAEAIYQAGIRRINISVDSLNPDRYRTITRGGDLDAVLRGIRKAAEVGFSPIKINIVLMKGTNDDEILDFARATLRWPYQVRFIEMMPIGRKSADSPTEYLSNDVARERIGQSFKMEYLGENGDPENRGPARRYRIDGAIGEIGFISPISHEFCGECNRLRLTAEGHLRACLLSDDEIDLKPDLRSGCSDELLKGLIRRAIAAKPAGRHALPGDPSPRKCSRQMSAIGG, from the coding sequence TTGAAACGCGCCATGTCCAAGAAATTGCCAAAAAAGATCAACTACCTGCGGGTGTCCGTCACGGACCGCTGCAATCTGCGCTGCATTTACTGCATGCCCAAGGAAGGGCTGTCCCTGCTGGGGCACAACGACATCCTGCGCTACGAGGAGATCCTGCGGGTTGTCCGGGCAGCCATTCCGGAAGGCATCAACAAAGTCCGTCTCACCGGCGGTGAGCCGCTTACCCGGAAAGGGATCGTGGGATTCATCGACAATCTGACAAAGATCGAAGGGCTCTCGGACGTCAGCCTCACAACGAACGGCATTCTTCTGGCGGATCATGCAGAAGCGATTTACCAGGCCGGCATCCGGAGGATCAACATCAGCGTCGATTCCCTGAATCCGGACCGCTATCGGACCATCACCCGGGGCGGGGATCTGGACGCGGTGCTCCGGGGCATCCGGAAGGCCGCCGAGGTCGGCTTCTCCCCCATCAAGATCAACATCGTCCTGATGAAGGGAACCAACGACGATGAAATACTGGACTTCGCCCGGGCGACGCTTCGCTGGCCCTATCAGGTCCGGTTCATTGAAATGATGCCCATCGGCCGGAAAAGCGCCGATTCGCCCACGGAGTACCTGTCCAACGACGTGGCCCGGGAACGGATCGGACAGTCGTTCAAGATGGAGTACCTGGGCGAAAACGGCGATCCGGAAAACCGGGGACCCGCCCGACGCTACAGGATTGACGGGGCAATCGGGGAGATCGGCTTCATCAGCCCCATCAGCCATGAATTCTGTGGCGAATGCAACCGCCTTCGGCTCACCGCCGAGGGTCATCTCCGGGCCTGCCTGCTCTCCGACGACGAGATCGACCTCAAGCCCGACCTGAGAAGCGGCTGCTCTGACGAGCTACTCAAGGGGCTGATCCGCAGGGCGATCGCCGCGAAGCCGGCGGGAAGGCATGCGCTGCCGGGTGATCCGTCACCGAGAAAATGCAGCCGGCAGATGTCCGCAATCGGGGGATAG
- a CDS encoding PilT/PilU family type 4a pilus ATPase: MRKQEVDYILGKMLDAHKGVSDLNMTVGKPFQVETSGQLSKVDLEPSFETLSPFQTEIFAMNLINRDRRLTEDLLTKGSCDLAYELPGRARFRVNIFSQKGNLSIVMRKLETKIPTIAEMNLPEAFKKMAQEKNGIIFVTGATGSGKSTSLAAVLDKVNDEQSVHVVTLEDPVEFVHPQKKATFNQREMGQDFDIFSNGLRAALRQAPKVILVGEMRDRETVEIGLSAAETGHLVLTTLHTVDAGQTINRILGMFNTEEEKQIRIRLADTVRWIACQRLLPKVGGGRVAAFEIMGSNLRVKDTILNGESEGKTFYDIIDQSRPFGMITFDESIVDLYKEGLITEETAKAYASNKSAVGRGIDTVKSARGEKTTDLGKLQVDSDYGKPPKRPGW; the protein is encoded by the coding sequence ATGAGGAAGCAAGAGGTCGACTACATCCTGGGGAAAATGCTGGATGCCCACAAAGGCGTTTCGGACCTTAACATGACGGTGGGCAAGCCGTTCCAGGTGGAGACGTCCGGCCAGTTGTCGAAAGTGGACCTGGAACCGAGTTTTGAAACGCTCTCCCCGTTCCAGACGGAAATCTTCGCCATGAACCTCATCAACCGGGACCGCCGCCTCACGGAGGATCTCCTGACGAAGGGATCCTGCGACCTGGCCTACGAGCTTCCCGGACGGGCCCGATTCCGTGTGAACATTTTCTCCCAGAAGGGCAACCTCTCCATCGTGATGAGGAAACTGGAGACAAAGATCCCCACCATCGCCGAGATGAACCTGCCGGAAGCCTTCAAGAAGATGGCCCAGGAAAAGAACGGCATCATCTTCGTCACCGGCGCCACCGGAAGCGGAAAATCCACCTCCCTGGCGGCGGTCCTCGACAAGGTCAACGACGAGCAGTCGGTCCACGTGGTCACCCTGGAAGACCCGGTCGAATTTGTCCATCCCCAGAAGAAGGCCACCTTCAACCAGCGGGAAATGGGCCAGGACTTCGACATCTTCTCCAACGGCCTCCGGGCGGCCCTGCGCCAGGCCCCGAAGGTGATCCTCGTCGGCGAAATGCGTGACCGCGAGACCGTCGAGATCGGCCTCTCCGCTGCGGAGACGGGGCACCTGGTGCTGACCACCCTGCATACCGTCGATGCGGGCCAGACCATCAACCGCATCCTGGGCATGTTCAACACGGAAGAGGAAAAGCAGATTCGCATCCGCCTGGCCGACACGGTCCGCTGGATCGCCTGCCAGCGCCTGCTTCCGAAGGTCGGCGGAGGGCGGGTGGCGGCCTTCGAGATCATGGGCTCCAACCTGCGGGTGAAGGATACGATCCTGAACGGCGAGTCGGAGGGCAAGACCTTCTACGACATCATCGACCAGAGCCGGCCTTTCGGCATGATCACCTTCGACGAATCCATCGTGGATCTCTATAAGGAGGGGCTCATCACGGAGGAGACGGCGAAGGCCTATGCATCCAACAAGAGCGCGGTGGGACGGGGCATCGACACCGTCAAGAGCGCCCGGGGCGAAAAGACGACGGACCTGGGAAAACTCCAGGTGGATTCGGATTACGGGAAACCCCCCAAGAGGCCGGGCTGGTAA
- a CDS encoding transglutaminase domain-containing protein — MIRSAVQILCAALLILAASTAGAENVTVQGDMGSTIRYVLEEKVISGDGMRKIVMSFVIPQSFESPTYRQAISDFSLDLSPKPQDRQETTDARGNRIVTATWTDPPAAVDVKLSCNALNRTNLKLLETRTPFPLGKVEPGLEDYLKPTDQVQSDNPKVRLLAADLTKDVKTEFDAVQRVISWVVDHVRYVTPPVQYDALYSLGSGKGNCQNYSHLSAALLRSVGIPVRIINGITLDRAYDVTWERGVMTFKMGKGRHSWIEVWFPDMGWVPFDPQSTVLFVPNRFIRVEVGVDNNETKNDGLMRWSQVANARTKPTMRENVDASFLNDAVKVRGSRQAYGPKNLLLSPEVKAEFKQIIVEPPPPPPVIPEEVKKELRYDVPFLYGNLEYPENIDFAFPRVTKKSGNQFEMARSFLVETAEYVTTKATQYAQVVVLQKPVKLQKVGLALHNFGGDGQLWVEIYGDNGGKPGAPLVTSALVTLDQLSRKPGYRWADFDFTKDSPILMPGSYWIALGFTGDPIVNWFYTYGKPVGPVEGTRYKGIFDEDWSGALAFEFNYRVAGLTTKDESVAPVAAKKVSESDRMKKKLLKKRVVIKKR, encoded by the coding sequence ATGATCCGATCGGCCGTCCAGATCCTGTGTGCAGCATTGCTGATCCTTGCAGCCTCGACGGCGGGGGCGGAAAACGTAACCGTCCAGGGCGACATGGGCTCCACGATCCGTTATGTGCTGGAGGAAAAGGTGATCTCCGGCGACGGGATGCGGAAGATCGTCATGAGCTTCGTGATTCCCCAGAGCTTCGAGTCTCCCACCTACCGGCAGGCCATCTCGGATTTCTCCCTCGACTTGAGCCCGAAGCCGCAGGACCGCCAGGAGACCACCGACGCCCGGGGGAACCGGATCGTCACGGCCACCTGGACGGATCCACCCGCGGCGGTGGACGTCAAGCTGTCCTGCAATGCCCTGAACCGGACGAACCTGAAGCTCCTGGAGACCCGGACGCCATTCCCGCTGGGAAAGGTCGAACCGGGCCTGGAGGATTACCTGAAACCCACCGATCAGGTCCAGTCGGATAACCCGAAGGTCCGTCTTCTCGCGGCAGACCTGACGAAGGACGTGAAAACGGAATTCGATGCCGTCCAGCGCGTGATCTCCTGGGTCGTGGATCATGTCCGGTACGTCACCCCTCCGGTTCAGTATGACGCCCTGTATTCCCTTGGATCGGGCAAGGGAAACTGCCAGAACTACTCCCACCTGAGCGCGGCACTGCTCCGCTCCGTCGGCATACCGGTCCGCATCATCAATGGCATAACCCTGGACCGGGCCTACGACGTGACCTGGGAACGGGGTGTCATGACCTTCAAGATGGGGAAGGGGCGCCATTCCTGGATCGAGGTCTGGTTTCCCGATATGGGCTGGGTTCCCTTCGATCCCCAGAGCACGGTCCTGTTCGTGCCGAACCGCTTTATCCGGGTCGAAGTGGGTGTCGACAACAACGAGACGAAGAACGACGGGCTGATGCGATGGTCCCAGGTGGCAAATGCCAGGACCAAGCCGACCATGCGGGAGAACGTCGATGCCTCGTTTCTGAACGATGCGGTGAAGGTCCGCGGCAGCCGCCAGGCATACGGGCCGAAAAACCTGCTCCTGTCGCCGGAGGTCAAGGCCGAGTTCAAGCAGATCATCGTCGAACCGCCGCCCCCTCCACCGGTCATCCCCGAAGAGGTGAAAAAGGAGCTTCGCTATGACGTTCCCTTCCTCTACGGCAACCTGGAATATCCGGAAAACATTGATTTTGCCTTCCCCCGGGTGACGAAGAAGTCCGGCAACCAGTTCGAGATGGCCCGGAGCTTTCTCGTGGAGACGGCGGAATACGTGACCACCAAGGCCACCCAGTATGCCCAGGTGGTGGTCCTGCAAAAACCCGTGAAGCTGCAGAAGGTGGGGCTCGCCCTGCACAATTTCGGCGGCGACGGACAGTTGTGGGTTGAGATCTACGGGGACAACGGCGGAAAACCCGGGGCACCCTTGGTGACTAGCGCCCTTGTTACCCTGGACCAGCTTTCCAGGAAACCCGGCTACCGGTGGGCGGACTTCGACTTCACGAAGGACAGCCCGATCCTGATGCCCGGCTCCTACTGGATTGCCCTCGGTTTCACGGGGGATCCCATCGTCAACTGGTTTTATACCTACGGGAAACCCGTGGGACCCGTCGAAGGCACCCGCTACAAGGGCATTTTCGACGAGGACTGGAGCGGCGCCCTGGCCTTCGAGTTCAACTACCGGGTGGCGGGGTTGACGACGAAGGACGAGTCCGTCGCTCCGGTGGCCGCGAAGAAGGTCTCGGAGAGCGACAGGATGAAGAAGAAACTTTTAAAGAAGAGGGTCGTCATCAAGAAACGATGA
- the amrS gene encoding AmmeMemoRadiSam system radical SAM enzyme — translation MVREALLYERKEENKVRCGLCAHRCVIAPGKRGICAVRENRDGVLHTLVYGALIAGNVDPIEKKPLFHLHPGSKSFSIATAGCNFSCTFCQNADISQLPREGGLIQGHETPPAVVVESAVRSGSRTIAYTYTEPTIFFEYALDIARMATGRGLENVFVTNGYMTPEALDRIGADLHGANVDLKSFSDEFYRKRCGARLEPVLTTLREMKRRGIWVEVTTLVIPGLNDSDGELREIASFLVSLGPEIPWHISRFHPRYRLMSAPATPVETIHRAVQIGKEAGLKYVYSGNVPGDAGESTACASCGKLLIRRWSFTIVENRLQGGVCPQCGTRLDGIF, via the coding sequence ATGGTTCGGGAAGCCCTGCTCTACGAAAGGAAGGAAGAAAACAAGGTAAGGTGCGGGCTCTGCGCCCACCGGTGCGTCATCGCTCCGGGGAAAAGGGGGATCTGCGCCGTCCGCGAGAACCGGGACGGAGTCCTTCACACCCTTGTTTATGGTGCCCTGATCGCCGGGAACGTCGATCCGATCGAGAAGAAGCCCCTCTTCCACCTCCACCCGGGATCCAAATCCTTTTCCATCGCCACCGCGGGCTGCAACTTCTCCTGCACGTTTTGCCAGAACGCGGACATATCCCAGCTTCCCCGGGAGGGCGGCCTCATCCAGGGACACGAGACTCCACCAGCGGTCGTCGTCGAATCGGCCGTCCGCTCAGGGTCCCGAACCATCGCCTACACCTATACGGAACCCACGATTTTCTTCGAGTATGCCCTGGATATTGCCCGGATGGCCACCGGGAGAGGGCTCGAAAACGTCTTCGTCACCAATGGATACATGACACCGGAGGCACTCGACAGGATCGGCGCCGACCTGCACGGAGCCAATGTGGACCTGAAGTCCTTCTCCGACGAATTTTACCGCAAGCGCTGCGGGGCCAGGCTGGAGCCGGTCCTGACCACCCTGCGGGAGATGAAGAGGAGGGGCATATGGGTCGAAGTGACGACGCTGGTCATTCCCGGCCTCAACGACAGCGACGGGGAGCTTCGGGAGATTGCCTCGTTCCTTGTATCCCTCGGTCCGGAAATCCCCTGGCACATCAGCCGGTTCCACCCCCGGTACCGGCTGATGTCGGCGCCCGCGACCCCTGTGGAGACCATTCACCGGGCCGTGCAGATCGGAAAGGAAGCGGGGCTCAAGTATGTCTACAGCGGGAATGTTCCGGGAGATGCGGGAGAAAGCACGGCCTGCGCCTCCTGCGGGAAATTGCTGATCCGGCGCTGGAGCTTTACCATCGTGGAAAACCGACTCCAGGGCGGCGTCTGCCCGCAATGCGGCACCCGCCTGGACGGGATCTTCTGA
- a CDS encoding DUF2007 domain-containing protein, with product MDHESWSVAVTAAGMAEAQVMAGRLEVEGVPVRLRYDVAGSLYGITVNGLGAVKILVPEDWVEQARAILGRSYEEHDLSWQEDGPE from the coding sequence ATGGACCATGAATCCTGGTCTGTTGCCGTGACGGCCGCTGGCATGGCCGAGGCACAGGTGATGGCCGGACGCCTGGAGGTGGAAGGAGTCCCGGTGCGGTTGCGGTATGATGTGGCGGGATCCCTCTACGGAATCACCGTGAACGGCCTGGGGGCGGTAAAAATTCTCGTTCCGGAAGACTGGGTCGAGCAGGCCAGGGCGATCCTCGGCCGGAGCTATGAGGAACACGATCTCAGCTGGCAGGAAGACGGACCGGAATGA
- a CDS encoding pyruvate kinase alpha/beta domain-containing protein yields the protein MTRAKPDYEDVSCRCFQRPGKRNTRAILDAAARRAEETGIRNVLVATCSGRTAFEARKVFPAHIRIVAVTHFTGFEKPNHQELSDTNRRKLESLGVSVLTAQHAFGGVGRGIRKRLGTYQLEEIMAFTLRLFGQGTKVAVELALMASDAGLIRTDEDVIAIGGTEEGCDAALLIRPANSSNIFDLKVKEIIGKPSSF from the coding sequence ATGACCCGGGCAAAGCCTGATTATGAAGATGTCTCCTGCCGCTGCTTTCAGCGGCCCGGGAAGCGCAACACCAGGGCTATTCTCGATGCGGCGGCCCGGAGGGCCGAAGAGACGGGCATCCGGAACGTTCTCGTGGCGACGTGCAGCGGAAGAACGGCTTTCGAGGCCCGGAAGGTCTTTCCGGCGCACATCCGGATCGTCGCGGTAACCCATTTTACCGGCTTCGAGAAGCCGAACCACCAGGAGCTTTCCGATACGAACCGCCGGAAGCTCGAGTCGCTCGGCGTCTCCGTGTTGACGGCGCAGCATGCCTTCGGCGGCGTCGGCAGGGGAATCCGGAAGCGATTGGGGACATACCAGTTGGAAGAGATCATGGCCTTCACCCTCCGGCTCTTCGGCCAGGGGACGAAGGTTGCCGTCGAGCTGGCCCTGATGGCCTCCGATGCGGGCCTCATCCGAACCGACGAGGACGTCATCGCCATCGGCGGTACGGAAGAGGGGTGCGACGCCGCCCTGCTTATCCGGCCCGCCAACAGCTCGAACATCTTCGACCTAAAAGTGAAGGAGATCATCGGCAAGCCCTCATCATTCTGA
- a CDS encoding type IV pilus twitching motility protein PilT, with amino-acid sequence MAKIDAFFQLMNEQGASDLHLVTGQQPALRIRGDIERIKYDRLDNDGLKAMLYEIAPEIKIKQFEETGDVDFAYEIPGLARYRANFFEQKWGCAAVFREIPSKILTCKDLGLPDVIAKLALLPRGLILVTGPTGSGKSTTLAAIVDEANRLRKDHIITVEDPIEFVHESQGCIVNHREVGLHTKSFSAALRGALREDPDIILVGEMRDLETISLAIEAASTGHLVFGTLHTTSAAKTVDRVIEVFPSSEQAQIRSTLADGIRAVISQTLFKRVDKKGRCAALEILIANSAVRNLVRESKTFQIPSMIQTGKKYGMQLLDDAIMDLMNKGWISGDDAYQKCNDKGRFRQYLKNPPTDFTEV; translated from the coding sequence ATGGCCAAGATTGATGCCTTTTTCCAGTTGATGAACGAGCAGGGGGCCTCGGACCTGCACCTCGTGACGGGTCAGCAGCCGGCCCTCCGGATCCGCGGTGATATCGAGCGGATCAAGTACGACCGCCTGGACAACGACGGGCTGAAGGCCATGCTCTACGAGATCGCCCCGGAGATCAAGATCAAGCAGTTCGAGGAGACGGGCGACGTCGACTTTGCCTATGAAATCCCGGGGCTGGCCCGCTACCGCGCCAACTTCTTCGAGCAGAAGTGGGGCTGCGCGGCTGTTTTCCGGGAAATTCCGAGCAAGATCCTGACCTGCAAGGACCTGGGACTCCCCGACGTGATCGCCAAGCTGGCCCTCCTGCCCCGGGGACTCATCCTGGTCACGGGCCCCACCGGCAGCGGAAAATCGACGACCCTGGCGGCAATCGTTGACGAGGCGAACAGACTGCGGAAGGATCACATCATTACGGTTGAAGATCCCATCGAGTTTGTCCATGAGAGCCAGGGCTGTATCGTCAACCATCGGGAAGTCGGGCTCCACACGAAGAGCTTCTCGGCGGCCCTCCGGGGCGCCCTCCGCGAGGACCCGGACATCATCCTGGTCGGCGAAATGCGCGATCTGGAAACGATCAGCCTGGCCATCGAGGCGGCCTCCACGGGCCACCTGGTCTTCGGGACCCTGCACACCACCAGCGCCGCCAAGACGGTGGACCGCGTCATAGAAGTGTTCCCGTCCAGCGAACAGGCGCAGATCCGCTCCACCCTGGCAGACGGGATCCGGGCCGTCATTTCCCAGACCCTGTTCAAGCGGGTCGACAAGAAGGGCCGCTGCGCCGCCCTGGAGATCCTCATCGCCAACTCGGCGGTGCGCAACCTCGTCCGGGAATCCAAGACCTTCCAGATTCCGTCCATGATCCAGACAGGAAAGAAATACGGCATGCAGCTTCTGGACGACGCCATCATGGATCTCATGAACAAGGGTTGGATCTCCGGCGATGATGCCTACCAGAAGTGCAACGACAAGGGCCGGTTCCGCCAGTACCTGAAGAATCCGCCGACGGACTTCACGGAGGTGTAA